The following proteins come from a genomic window of Anopheles ziemanni chromosome 3, idAnoZiCoDA_A2_x.2, whole genome shotgun sequence:
- the LOC131289544 gene encoding tRNA (cytosine(38)-C(5))-methyltransferase, protein MESFAHTGKQRRVLELFSGIGGMRMALERTGKPFEIVSAIDVNPVANTVYSHNFGEKTVRNGNILSLTAKKITKQNVDTILMSPPCQPFTRNGKFNDLNDRRSDPFSHICDLLDAIPTVQFILMENVKGFEKSQACEHYKQRLTAAGFEYQEYILSPHQFGIPNTRHRYYCIAKQKGCDFRRKYDGIITEPPANACTTQSKIQDIIDGSEDPVPYLLSDVSLKKHLPLMDVCTRESTNSMCFTKAYTHFAEGTGSVFCPLAKETFDQIYQRASVSPDEDIKLNLLNQLQMRYFTPKEVARLMNFPEYFSFPDTVSKKQRYRVLGNSVNVFVVSVLLEEL, encoded by the exons ATGGAAAGTTTTGCACATACGGGAAAACAACGTCGAGTGCTGGAATTATTTAGCGGCATCGGTGGAATGCGTATGGCGCTGGAAC GGACCGGAAAGCCGTTCGAAATTGTTTCTGCAATCGACGTCAATCCTGTAGCCAATACAGTTTACTCTCACAACTTTGGAGAAAAAACTGTCCGCAATGGAAACATACTCAGTTTAACGGCGAAGAAAATTACTAAGCAGAATGTCGATACGATTCTCATGTCCCCACCGTGTCAACCTTTTACCAGGAACGGAAAGTTTAATGATTTAAACGACCGACGAAGCGATCCATTTAGTCACATTTGTGATCTTCTGGATGCCATTCCTACCGTACAGTTCATActgatggaaaatgttaaaggaTTTGAGAAATCTCAAGCGTGCGAACATTACAAGCAACGTCTTACGGCGGCTGGATTTGAATATCAGGAATACATACTATCTCCGCACCAGTTTGGAATACCGAACACGCGACACAGGTACTATTGCATCGCCAAACAAAAGGGTTGCGATTTCAGAAGGAAATATGATGGTATAATTACCGAGCCACCCGCAAATGCCTGCACAACACAATCCAAGATCCAAGATATAATTGATGGATCCGAAGACCCGGTGCCTTACCTATTATCTGATGTATCGTTGAAGAAACATTTGCCCCTGATGGATGTGTGCACTAGAGAGTCAACAAATTCGATGTGCTTTACTAAAGCCTACACGCATTTTGCGGAAGGAACCGGCTCAGTATTCTGTCCCCTAGCAAAGGAAACATTTGACCAGATTTATCAGCGAGCATCCGTTAGCCCTGATGAAGACATCAAgctaaatttattaaaccaactcCAGATGCGTTACTTTACGCCGAAGGAGGTGGCCAGGTTGATGAATTTTCCagaatattttagttttcctgATACTGTATCGAAAAAACAACGTTATCGCGTACTGGGTAATAGTGTGAACGTGTTTGTAGTAAGCGTATTACTTGAAGaactatga